A genome region from Oceanimonas doudoroffii includes the following:
- the coaA gene encoding type I pantothenate kinase encodes MKTDTHSPYLAFSRHTWSELREAVQLPLSEDELARLRSMNDRVSLAEVRDIYLPLSRLLNLYVKAKQRRSRVLDQFLGNDPHHVPYVISIAGSVAVGKSTTARILQALLERWPQHPRVTLVTTDGFLYPNAELERRGLMKKKGFPQSYDMRRLVQFVSDIKSGKQDVRAPVYSHLTYDIVPEQEVAVEQADIVIIEGLNVLQSGMDYPHDPHRVFVSDFVDFSVYVDADERLLKTWYVERFLKLRSGAFSNPDSYFHHYARLSEEEAVATASRIWQEINYKNLKQNILPTRDRAELILTKGQDHQIEQIRLKK; translated from the coding sequence ATGAAGACAGACACCCATTCCCCCTACCTGGCCTTTTCCCGTCACACCTGGTCGGAGCTGCGCGAGGCCGTGCAATTGCCGCTGAGCGAAGACGAGCTGGCACGTCTGCGCAGCATGAACGATCGGGTTTCCCTGGCCGAGGTAAGGGACATCTACCTGCCCCTGTCCCGCCTGCTCAACCTTTATGTCAAGGCCAAGCAGCGGCGCAGTCGAGTGCTGGATCAGTTTCTCGGCAATGACCCGCATCATGTGCCCTATGTGATCAGCATTGCCGGATCGGTGGCGGTGGGTAAAAGTACCACGGCGCGTATTCTGCAGGCGCTGCTGGAGCGCTGGCCTCAACACCCGCGGGTAACCCTGGTGACCACCGACGGCTTTCTTTACCCCAATGCCGAGCTGGAACGACGGGGCCTGATGAAAAAGAAGGGCTTTCCCCAGTCCTATGACATGCGCCGCCTGGTGCAATTCGTGTCCGACATCAAGTCGGGCAAACAGGACGTGCGGGCACCGGTGTATTCCCACCTCACCTACGACATCGTGCCCGAGCAGGAGGTGGCGGTGGAGCAGGCAGACATCGTCATTATCGAGGGGCTGAACGTGTTGCAGAGCGGCATGGACTATCCCCATGACCCCCATCGCGTGTTCGTGTCGGACTTCGTGGATTTCTCAGTGTACGTGGACGCCGACGAGCGGCTGCTGAAAACCTGGTATGTGGAGCGCTTTCTCAAGCTGCGCTCGGGGGCGTTTTCAAACCCCGACTCCTACTTTCATCACTATGCCCGCCTGAGCGAGGAAGAAGCGGTAGCCACCGCCAGCCGCATCTGGCAGGAAATCAACTACAAGAACCTGAAACAGAACATACTGCCCA